The window TGAACCGCATACAGCCTCTTTGAGTTTTGCAACATCAGGGTAAAGTCTTTGTGAGAAATTCGGGTTAAACCCCTTTGAGCACGTCGATCATCGTAAAAACCTTTCCCTTGACCCCGGCTTGAACTTTCTTGTCGAGGAATAAAATCGCATCTAAGGTTCCCAGGGCATAGACATCGCGGCCGTTGACGTTGTGGGTGAATTCAAACCGCACGGTTTTGTCTTTTGAAATTAGCGTATAGGTGTGCCAGCCGTGTCCTGACAGAAATTCGGCGGGGATGCCCCATGCGTCTTGCTGGACTTTGGGGTTACGTTCCATGATGATATCATTTGCGGCAAACGGTATCCCCAGGCTGTTGAAATACCCTACCATGGCTTTGGCGGTTCCGCTGGTGTCGGCCTTTCCTTTCTGGTGGCTTTCCTTGATTTCAAGGGTATAGCCTTCGAAAAGATTCGGAAATGTCCGGGCCGCGTATTCCATCATGGCCTGGAACCCGACGATCTGTTTGGCCATGTTGGGTGCGATCACCGCACAGATGGAAGATGCCGTTACCGTATTTGTCAAAAGCGTTCTGTCGCCGCCGGTGGTGCCCATGACAAAGGGGAGGTTGTGTGTGCAGTAAAATTCGGCATTGTCGTTGACGGCCGCAGGCAGCGCATAATCCACACTGATAAACGGGCTGCTGTTTTCTTTGATGGCGGTTATGGCCTGATTTCGGTCCTGCGGCTGGATCAGGGTGAAAACCGTCGAATCAATGGTGGTTTCGGTTTCAGTGATTTCAGGGCCGGTCAAAGACTGGGGAATCAACTCAAACCTGTCGTCCTTCAGGGCGCGCTTGGCGACATTTGACGCCATATTACCGGGCAGGCCGTTAACCATAACTTTTATGCGGTTCATTTTACACCTCCTCTAATGTTTGCAAAATTGGAAGCATGAAATCCGAATTTCGGATTTAAGCTTTTTTATAATAAACCAATACAGGGTTAACCCAAAGCCATGGCCTCTGGGGATGTATTTTTTGCTATAGTTCAGGTAACTCTTCAACAACGGCCTTAAGGTTGGGCAATTCCGAGTTTTTGAAAATGGAAAGGTTGCGCTTTAACGACCGCACTGCTGCGGGGATATAGTTTCCAAAATAGGTTTTGCCCTTGTTACGGCTCAAATAGCCGAAGGCCCCCAGAATCTGAAGATTTCGGGCAACAGCGCAATAATGATAACCCCTGCAAAAATGCTCCGGGTCAACGGGAATCAACGCTGACAGTTTTTCAATACCGTAATCGACAAGCTGCTTCTGCACGGGGTAGGGGAGTTCAACGTAAGGGTCGATCAGCAAAGAGGCCAGATCGTACTGAATCGGTCCCAGGCGCCCCCCCTGAAAATCAATGAAGTAAAATTGTTTGTCTTTGACCATGATGTTTCGTGACTGCATGTCCCTGTGCATAAAACCGTTGACTGCATGTTCAAGGGCCTTGTCCGCCAGGTAAAAAAAATCGTCTTCAAAATCTTCGAAACGGGATGTCATTCCCAAATATCCGCATAAAAAGGCTTCGACAAAATAGCGGCACTCCCTGTCAAGGATAAGGTTCCGGCTGTATGTATCGGTTTGGTAAGCCCATGACGGATCAAAGCCTTTGGCGCCCTCAACAGACTGTTTTAGGAGAAGATCGATCACGGTTTTATAGCTGGAGATGATTTCATCCGGGCGTTGAGACTTTTGGACCAGGTTCTGAAGATTGTCGTTTCCCAGATCTTCCAGGAAAACCAGACCTGAAAACGTATCGTATAAAAAGATTCTTGGCACCGGTATTCCTTTGCCGCAAAGATGCCGGCCGATCAACACAAATGCGTCAACCTCGCTGGTTGTACTTTGGTGCCTGATGCCGTGATCCGCCATCACTAAGGATCGATCTCTTGAGTGGAGGCGGTACCAGTTACGGTCTGATCCATCCCCTTTGATTGGATGGCAGCGAATCGTGTGGGTTGAACCATTCGGGAAGGCCTGCTGAAACGCCTTGGGCGCCATTTTTTCAAAAACGGCTTCCCGGTACCTTTGGGGCGTTCCGATATCTTTCCAGTGGAAGTTTTTTGATATAAACGCACATACGTTTCCGCCCTCTGATATCAGTTTTCTGTAGATGTCGATGATGCTTGAAAATGCCTTGTCGGGGATTAGATCGAGAACTTCCGGATTCAGAACGTGTATCCCGGTAAAGGCCATATTTTTGGTTTCACGGCCGAATGCGTCCGCTCCAAGATCTTTCTTGCCGGTCCCGAACCGGGAACTTTTCGGGCTGGAGGCGGTCGAAGAAGGCGGAGTTAAAGTGAACTCCTTATCAAGAAAACCTGTAATAAATCCGCTATGATTCACCGATACGGTATTGAACTCCGGGTCGTCATGAAGCACCAGTGTTACCGGATGGCCGTGATTTAAGTGAAAATGATAGACCTTTTTCAAGTCGATATCCGTGATAATGTCGCTGTTGATAACCATAAAGGGCTTATCGTCCCAAAAGTCGGCAACGTTTTTGATGGCACCGCCGGTACCTAAAATGACCGGCTCATGGCGGGTCAGTACCGGAATCGGATATTTTTGCGACGCGATGAAGGCCTCGATCAA is drawn from Candidatus Desulfatibia profunda and contains these coding sequences:
- a CDS encoding phosphotransferase codes for the protein MKALILAAGLGTRLLPFTESIPKPLFPIAGRPLLDIIICDLQQAGCRSIIINTHHLNHLIEAFIASQKYPIPVLTRHEPVILGTGGAIKNVADFWDDKPFMVINSDIITDIDLKKVYHFHLNHGHPVTLVLHDDPEFNTVSVNHSGFITGFLDKEFTLTPPSSTASSPKSSRFGTGKKDLGADAFGRETKNMAFTGIHVLNPEVLDLIPDKAFSSIIDIYRKLISEGGNVCAFISKNFHWKDIGTPQRYREAVFEKMAPKAFQQAFPNGSTHTIRCHPIKGDGSDRNWYRLHSRDRSLVMADHGIRHQSTTSEVDAFVLIGRHLCGKGIPVPRIFLYDTFSGLVFLEDLGNDNLQNLVQKSQRPDEIISSYKTVIDLLLKQSVEGAKGFDPSWAYQTDTYSRNLILDRECRYFVEAFLCGYLGMTSRFEDFEDDFFYLADKALEHAVNGFMHRDMQSRNIMVKDKQFYFIDFQGGRLGPIQYDLASLLIDPYVELPYPVQKQLVDYGIEKLSALIPVDPEHFCRGYHYCAVARNLQILGAFGYLSRNKGKTYFGNYIPAAVRSLKRNLSIFKNSELPNLKAVVEELPEL
- the dapB gene encoding dihydrodipicolinate reductase, yielding MNRIKVMVNGLPGNMASNVAKRALKDDRFELIPQSLTGPEITETETTIDSTVFTLIQPQDRNQAITAIKENSSPFISVDYALPAAVNDNAEFYCTHNLPFVMGTTGGDRTLLTNTVTASSICAVIAPNMAKQIVGFQAMMEYAARTFPNLFEGYTLEIKESHQKGKADTSGTAKAMVGYFNSLGIPFAANDIIMERNPKVQQDAWGIPAEFLSGHGWHTYTLISKDKTVRFEFTHNVNGRDVYALGTLDAILFLDKKVQAGVKGKVFTMIDVLKGV